The following coding sequences lie in one Arachis ipaensis cultivar K30076 chromosome B03, Araip1.1, whole genome shotgun sequence genomic window:
- the LOC107632393 gene encoding uncharacterized protein LOC107632393 (The sequence of the model RefSeq protein was modified relative to this genomic sequence to represent the inferred CDS: added 31 bases not found in genome assembly): MLGSGSNLNGSTSSGITSSDMPPLPQYLPLDPITLGSKKYTRSGELRRVLGVSVGNTSEDHSFGTLHHKPMAPVAPGELKNFKESVQDASRKARDRSKMLGESLSKLDRYREAIALNTKKRQRADLSSERGGGVNLTKMGSQTHKTPNDNLTPRSEVKTSNSMLNKRLRTAVADVREESRSAAIGRQQMVTEKDGNSIQTLGGGSVRNEEKTRRLLAGGEGLDQKIKKKRSVGAVGNRVMTGERDVKRSALPKANADSKMRFYDTQGFRLKPLPGSSGINKSGGSSEPSTIGVRNMLASEQECGSLHRDHIAEQKVVAKGSNRSNNQEDFPASISNTLIKNKVSRAPRTGSVSALDLSNVQSSSENFPGSSIHPMTQWVGQRPPKNSRSRRVKVVSPASRSLEVQVSSEGCQTSDLKGSSVVNNGLQLASSVETSTPKYKRPPDDISSPFGFSESEESGAGEHKIKEKGMNGNDFDVAAEKGMTSMAQMKKNKIPTDDSGDCVQRQGRTGRNLSLIRSGVPSGREKSENPPTKPVQDMRANDKSKTKYGRPPSKKQKDRKVLNVYSYTTYLNDFTGESDDDHEELYKAANAARNASNIVCSGSFWNKMEPIFASISLDDASYLKQQLNIAEEVGKSLSHLFGIDNDLGGVVNNKTTQGSEGGKRSRYEDDSSKLDALGEKNDSERLDKVAPLFQRLLCALIEEDDNEESYHLSDAKNISRQCASDDSHCDSCNQIDFEPKDRDRMDSEVESKVDFHIQKSCMLDRLSCDKSTASNTFRYPNTSSSLQSTGVWQGDEEFSVSDITHTSEICSNDLDQLHPGELSIPGFPSPDDPYQLMSLDDRLLLELQSIGLYPEILVQPDLAEEDEAINQDIEKLEKALYEQNGSKKKNLDRIDRAIQKGRDMEKRKVEQVAFDQLIEMAYRRRLACRGSKNSKGAVHKVSKQVALAFLKRTLGRCKRYEEAGISCFSEPALQNIMFSPPSREKNDAKPLDCIVSGTASNTCNKALNQGEARKSGAVSIASEKYDFQRDYADRGLPDSFQGSIHSSEQASSKNGSVFIKEKKREMLVNGGVSGGVKGKRSERDRNQSKDQAKQNSASRSGRLSLDSCQNENKTKVKPKQKITAGEQNKDGPPLSGNQETNKVNQPSEFENFPLPDLSTIEEFGVSVELGGPQDLSSWLNFDEDGLQDHDCMGLDIPMDDLTDLNMLM, encoded by the exons ATGTTGGGTTCTGGGAGTAACTTGAACGGCAGCACCAGCAGTGGGATAACCTCATCAGATATGCCACCTTTGCCACAGTATTTGCCACTGGATCCAATTACGTTAGGTAGTAAAAAATATACTCGTTCAGGAGAGCTGAGGAGGGTTCTAGGTGTTTCTGTGGGGAACACATCAGAAGACCATTCTTTTGGAACTCTACATCACAAGCCTATGGCTCCAGTAGCCCCAGGGGAGCTTAAGAATTTCAAAGAAAGTGTACAAGATGCCTCCAGAAAGGCAAG GGATCGATCAAAAATGTTAGGGGAATCTTTATCCAAATTGGACAGGTATAGAGAGGCAATAGCATTAAATACAAAGAAGCGACAGAGGGCAGATTTATCAAGTGAAAGGGGAGGTGGAGTAAACTTAACAAAGATGGGTAGCCAGACTCACAAAACCCCTAATGATAATCTAACTCCAAGATCAGAAGTCAAGACCTCAAATTCAATGCTGAACAAGCGACTCCGTACAGCAGTGGCAGATGTGCGG GAGGAAAGCAGATCTGCTGCCATTGGAAGGCAGCAGATGGTCACAGAGAAGGATGGAAATTCGATTCAGACACTTGGCGGGGGTTCTGTTCGAAATGAAGAGAAAACTCGCAGATTACTTGCTGGAGGTGAAGGGTTggatcaaaaaattaaaaagaagagatCTGTTGGAGCTGTAGGAAACAGAGTCATGACTGGTGAAAGAGATGTGAAACGATCTGCTCTTCCAAAGGCAAATGCTGATTCGAAGATGCGTTTTTATGATACACAGGGTTTCAG ATTGAAGCCACTTCCTGGATCTAGTGGAATCAACAAGTCTGGAGGCTCTTCTGAGCCTTCTACTATTGGGGTGCGTAATATGCTTGCAAGTGAGCAAGAATGTGGATCTCTTCACAGGGACCATATAGCTGAGCAGAAAGTAGTGGCAAAGGGAAGCAACAG ATCCAACAATCAGGAGGATTTCCCAGCAAGCATCTCTAACacactaattaaaaataaggttTCCCGGGCACCACGAACAGGTTCAGTTAGTGCGCTAGATTTGTCTAATGTTCAATCTTCGTCTGAAAACTTTCCAG GCTCTTCTATACATCCAATGACCCAGTGGGTTGGTCAGAGGCCACCCAAAAATTCACGCTCAAGAAGAGTAAAAGTAGTTTCTCCTGCCTCACGCAGTCTTGAAGTCCAGGTCTCATCTGAAGGCTGTCAAACTTCTGATTTGAAAGGTTCTTCAGTCGTAAACAATGGACTCCAACTGGCAAGCAGTGTAGAAACTAGTACCCCAAAATATAAAAGGCCACCTGATGACATTTCATCTCCATTTGGCTTTTCTGAAAGTGAAGAATCTGGAGCTGGTGAAcacaaaataaaagagaaaggaaTGAATGGCAATGACTTTGATGTGGCAGCTGAAAAGGGTATGACGTCTATGGCacaaatgaagaagaacaaaataCCAACTGATGATTCGGGAGATTGTGTGCAGAGACAAGGAAGAACTGGAAGGAATTTATCATTAATAAGGTCTGGTGTTCCCTCAGGGAGGGAGAAGTCAGAGAATCCACCAACGAAGCCAGTACAGGACATGAGGGCAAATGATAAGAGTAAAAC CAAATATGGACGTCCTCCTTCAAAAAAGCAGAAAGATCGCAAGGTTT TGAATGTGTACTCATACACTACATATTTAAATGACTTTACAGGTGAATCTGATGATGATCATGAAGAATTATATAAAGCTGCAAATGCTGCTCGTAATGCTAGCA ATATTGTGTGTTCGGGCTCATTCTGGAATAAAATGGAGCCTATTTTTGCTTCAATCAGCTTGGACGATGCATCATACTTGAAGCAACAG CTCAACATTGCTGAAGAAGTTGGCAAAAGTTTATCTCACTTATTTGGCATTGACAATGATTTG GGTGGTGTTGTAAATAACAAAACTACTCAAGGTTCGGAGGGAGGGAAGAGAAGCCGTTATGAAGATGATTCATCTAAGTTAGATGCTTTAGGTGAAAAGAATGACTCCGAAAGACTTGACAAGGTTGCTCCGTTATTCCAAAGACTTCTTTGTGCTCTAATTGAAGAAGATGATAATGAAGAATCATATCACCTAAGTGACGCAAAGAATATATCTCGACAATGTGCTAGTGATGATTCTCATTGTGATTCTTGTAATCAAATTGATTTTGAACCCAAAGATCGGGATAGAATGGACTCGGAAGTTGAATCAAAGGTGGATTTTCATATTCAAAAGAGTTGTATGTTGGACAGACTATCTTGTGATAAAAGTACTGCATCCAACACCTTTAGGTATCCAAACACATCCAGTTCATTACAAAGCACTGGAGTTTGGCAGGGAGACGAAGAGTTTTCCGTTTCTGATATCACACACACAAGCGAAATATGTTCAAATGATCTTGATCAACTGCATCCTGGTGAATTAAGTATTCCTGGTTTTCCATCACCGGATGACCCATATCAGTTGATGTCTTTGGATGACAGGTTGCTGCTCGAGTTGCAGAGCATTGGCTTATATCCAGAAATATTG GTGCAGCCTGATTTAGCTGAGGAAGATGAAGCTATAAATCAAGATATTGAGAAACTTGAGAAAGCATTATATGAACag AATGGGAGCAAGAAGAAAAACTTGGACAGAATTGATAGGGCTATTCAAAAAGGGAGGGACATGGAAAAGCG GAAGGTTGAACAAGTTGCATTTGACCAACTTATTGAAATGGCTTACAGAAGGAGATTG GCCTGCCGTGGAAGCAAAAATTCAAAAGGTGCAGTTCACAAGGTGTCGAAACAAGTTGCGTTGGCTTTTCTGAAGCGTACTCTTGGAAGATGTAAAAGATATGAAGAAGCTGGCATTAGCTGCTTTAGTGAACCTGCACTGCAAAATATCATGTTTTCTCCCCCTTCACGCGAGAAGAATGATGCAAAACCTTTGGATTGCATTGTCTCTGGGACAGCCAGTAATACATGTAACAAAGCTTTGAATCAAGGGGAAGCTAGAAAATCAG GTGCAGTTTCTATTGCTTCTGAGAAATATGATTTCCAAAGAGATTATGCTGATAGAGGACTTCCTGATTCTTTTCAAGGTTCTATTCACTCATCAGAACAAGCATCATCCAAGAATGGTTCTGTGTTCATCAAGGAGAAAAAGAGGGAAATGTTGGTCAATGGGGGTGTCAGTGGTG GAATCAGAGCAAGGATCAAGCCAAACAAAATTCGGCTTCTAGATCTGGACGCCTGTCACTGGACAGTTGCCAAAATGAGAACAAAACAAAGGTTAAGCCCAAGCAAAAGATTACTGCTGGTGAGCAAAACAAAGATGGACCACCATTATCTGGTAACCAGGAAACAAATAAAGTAAATCAACCTAGCGAATTTGAGAATTTTCCTCTGCCTGATTTAAGTACAATAGAAGAATTTGGTGTATCTGTTGAACTTGGCGGCCCTCAAGATCTTAGTTCTTGGTTGAATTTTGATGAGGATGGTTTGCAAGACCACGATTGCATGGGACTTGACATACCAATGGATGACCTAACGGATTTAAATATGCTCATGTGA
- the LOC107629329 gene encoding uncharacterized protein LOC107629329 has protein sequence MVSRAAILLLMGLLGMVYQATQLPPPNRNSNDSNSITEDEASPTPRIRLSDGRYLAYREKGVPRDKAQHKIIIVHGFGSSKEMNFLAPQELIDELGIYFVQYDRAGYGESDPNPKRSLKSETLDIEELADQLQIGHKFYVIGVSMGSHATWSCLHYIPHRLAGVAMIAPVINYNWASLPESVVRQDYRKRLIQWALWLAKYSPRLLHWLVTQKWLPSNSVIEKNPAFFNTRDIDILKIIPGFPMLTKEKLREQVVFDTLRGDWMVAFGNWEFDPLKLSNPFSHNTSKVHIWQGYEDKVVPSQIQRFVSRNMPWINYHEVSDGGHLIIHYSGLCEAVLRALLLGEENVSYRPRPDRDILVS, from the exons ATGGTTTCAAGGGCCGCAATACTGTTACTGATGGGACTTCTGGGAATGGTTTATCAGGCCACACAGCTTCCGCCGCCAAACCGCAACAGCAACGATTCAAACTCGATTACAGAAGACGAGGCTTCACCAACACCAAGGATCAGGCTCAGTGATGGAAGGTACTTAGCCTACAGAGAAAAGGGTGTCCCCAGGGACAAAGCACAACATAAGATTATCATTGTTCACGGCTTTGGAAGCTCCAAAGAGATGAACTTTCTCGCACCCCAG GAACTAATAGATGAATTGGGTATATATTTTGTGCAATATGATAGAGCTGGATATGGAGAAAGTGATCCGAACCCCAAACGCTCATTGAAAAGTGAAACACTTGACATTGAAGAACTTGCCGATCAGTTACAGATAGGACACAAATTTTATGTCATTGGAGTCTCAATGGGATCGCATGCTACCTGGAGTTGTCTCCACTACATCCCCCACAG GTTAGCAGGTGTGGCTATGATAGCACCAGTGATCAATTACAATTGGGCTTCACTGCCTGAGAGTGTGGTGAGACAGGACTACAGGAAGAGACTGATCCAATGGGCACTTTGGCTTGCAAAATATTCTCCGAGACTATTGCACTGGTTGGTCACTCAAAAGTGGCTCCCTTCAAATTCTGTCATTGAGAAAAACCCGGCTTTCTTCAACACTAGAGACATTGACATCTTGAAGATTATTCCCGGCTTCCCTATGCTTACCAAG GAAAAGTTAAGGGAACAGGTTGTTTTTGACACACTCCGGGGTGATTGGATGGTGGCATTTGGCAACTGGGAGTTTGATCCATTGAAGCTGAGCAATCCATTCTCTCACAACACAAGTAAAGTTCACATTTGGCAAGGATACGAAGACAAGGTTGTGCCCTCTCAAATCCAGAGATTTGTTTCAAGGAATATGCCATGGATAAATTACCATGAAGTTTCAGATGGTGGACATTTGATTATCCATTATAGTGGTTTGTGTGAGGCCGTTTTGAGGGCACTTTTACTTGGTGAAGAAAATGTTTCATATAGGCCTAGACCAGATAGAGACATACTTGTATCTTAA